One stretch of Desulfuromonadales bacterium DNA includes these proteins:
- the pssA gene encoding CDP-diacylglycerol--serine O-phosphatidyltransferase — MSEEHQGVEGYDRRESLRRGVYILPNLFTTGSLFAGFYGIVSTLNGSFLTAAWFILVASIFDALDGKVARLTGTTSKFGVEYDSLADLVAFGVAPGLLMYAWALKPFGKLGWLAAFLYVVCGALRLARFNVQVTTVESKRFVGLPIPAAASMVAACVILFYHLGGSGTIRKLSVLILIYVLALLMVSSFRYYSFKDPELVKRQPFGFLVLAIFIIVVIVAEPQIMFFFLFSCYTISGPIGYLLRLTQRTKHTG, encoded by the coding sequence ATGAGCGAAGAGCATCAGGGGGTCGAGGGTTACGACCGTCGCGAAAGCCTGCGCCGAGGGGTCTATATCCTCCCGAACCTGTTCACCACCGGCAGCCTCTTCGCCGGTTTTTACGGTATCGTCTCGACCCTCAACGGCAGCTTTCTCACGGCCGCCTGGTTCATCCTGGTCGCCTCCATCTTCGATGCCCTCGATGGAAAAGTTGCGCGCCTGACCGGCACCACCAGCAAATTCGGTGTCGAGTACGACTCCCTGGCCGACCTGGTGGCTTTCGGCGTTGCACCCGGACTGCTCATGTATGCCTGGGCATTAAAGCCCTTCGGCAAGCTAGGCTGGCTGGCGGCTTTCCTCTATGTGGTCTGCGGTGCCCTGCGCCTGGCACGTTTCAACGTGCAGGTAACAACGGTAGAGTCGAAGCGCTTCGTCGGCCTGCCGATCCCGGCAGCAGCCTCCATGGTGGCCGCCTGCGTCATCCTTTTCTATCACCTGGGAGGATCAGGGACGATCAGGAAGCTCTCGGTGCTGATCCTGATCTACGTGCTCGCGCTCCTGATGGTGAGCAGCTTCCGCTATTATTCTTTCAAGGATCCCGAACTGGTCAAACGACAGCCTTTCGGTTTTCTTGTTCTGGCCATCTTCATCATCGTTGTCATTGTCGCCGAGCCGCAGATCATGTTTTTTTTCCTGTTCAGCTGCTATACGATTTCCGGCCCGATCGGTTATCTGCTGCGCTTGACCCAGCGGACGAAGCACACCGGATAG